A genomic segment from Leishmania infantum JPCM5 genome chromosome 10 encodes:
- a CDS encoding putative protein kinase — MPPKKRKAVGSKRDATTATAAAAATAAKTRQRKTAGTKTAAASKKSTFKPAPKKRAAQLPCTSPAARMASKAATRKANIVKVTAASATKTKAAPAQKPSSSSSSHTSIRAESQQAANTPERGPTAEKIAVSSAERRKSSPSPQPPVAAEAAAATAPAPAARAHRKGATVKHPPRTDEELDDGGGIASSAAEEKTERTYRKDAHGNATAAPSTLTARTSTATRSSRPIVVVANNEDESEQEGNDGEDTIFFGSDVVDATRSDGDARQSQLDAPPPPHPSLAASTAAAVEQHLVTSPEVLPTHPLRLLHGGAGGRGGSSSSSSATLDLRGCTTPPPPLLQPAVRGTRKQTSDGNNNGADSPSRQSAESSPEALMADSESKPSSHRWQRQLLAGGTPATQRLREKDALQDGGHRQVGSPPAHAAETVKQLFTEPVRSISATSTPADDSPNGTLIMSHGSEEDGVEEADAPGLHRRQRQHHQHLPPPLDVSSIATHSDSESRWSVGRATEGPPLPPGSATAVTPPPLPSLVPRASSAGGAQLFHRHHRHNSGGVTDDLCRGTSTRLLSTQSSALKDDEASPSLQHKAMASAAQSIPAPAGRLRMGGNTSRQSSPSSSYVWLKRTAGGDAVEASHPAAPTSSAASTLFPAHPPFQQQQQQQQQQQWSSYACPHLSFTSPSSSQLSRLADIDVITEADADAEGGHAATTTTPQRLRLREPPVWRSPQITQLPKSLSVSPVSLRGDSRKGGVKGDAASSLPQPLSQTQPTAHSVSAASSSTGEATQTLAQASANAAGGLQASLHVVPSGPTAAPAVSRPSTQLITKAAATRPIASPGTMWICLDDDDCAGDDSDSEGEGVVGEAKTAAPLHNGSDVPLISVKMEIDAETDAVYTPPEHTAAAAASPSPSGSSHKGGVAVGGEEQTEAPGRLRSRRPSPSKADSGGAGVRVDQSNIPVLSPAQARRRPPAEKSHPIAEILSPTFRPRRRPPDTSADPSHSLGAGSATHQRLASWPASHCYINLDDDTEDEDAEESPPRQRARNAHALDGAVYSAQPMSSASVADVLPALLRASTVTGADARSQLSLPLIIDDDDDEGVPEVGSETHTKESGDQEVRCEGLSPKPPKPKRGTCVEGANEVVANEEDDDDLLKSPQKPHVKDFIFPNRLDPELRPSSPLYRSIHAYQQQYQQQQQRAQGKEEEEHAARHAAAAASPLQEGVNADCRHLPQSAAIPVVIGNTKGAPPDDVAAAGQAGHKRSRAKDAKTGAAAPALPDWGRPADTLLRDFFPTKFTKKSFMEAAKNVMSPMHFLEAGDFWAAFASAEFVGEGSFGLVWRCLTVDGDLVAVKSCPIILRTKANIEDSFSTIREIATMRFLSEMQVPYVLPLHSAFFVHAQEALPPLAQEALEWRQRLRKRAEEAALEVEVRLLARGGNRRASHTGAEEDIEDAPLTLEQQVAVQMERLTAAEGPEEQATRARLQSVRLPRFLSITHDDLTQSDATVFLVMELCDGDVEGISRSDGVAKGMVYCVSSALAAMHELGLLHLDLKPSNILFAYEHGPSQQRLQRFSASGPATDAVKFYLSDFGNCRLVGPDPMDEVQDSYGTFEYMDLRALRDAVCGRPTDAFSLGATLYELLYGRRLYPKCVDPRCRGEEDHSRECFVEAASQPVVLPTVGPPTTAAMVTPVTTIGLNTAAAGHARGPHANGGTGSTSGLICSGPALTPLQYLTLALLRKPWAERMTAEECRRYLVQTFHITQTEDSSP; from the coding sequence ATGCCTCCCAAGAAGCGCAAAGCCGTGGGGTCGAAGAGAgatgccaccaccgccacggcggcagcagcagccacagcggcgaagacgcGCCAGCGCAAGACGGCAGGAACGAAaaccgcagcagcttcgAAGAAGAGTACGTTCAAGCCGGCACCCAAGaagcgcgctgcgcagctgccctGCACCTCACCAGCCGCGCGGATGGCCTCGAAAGCTGCTACACGGAAGGCAAACATCGTGAAGGTCACCGCAGCTTCCGCAACCAAAACGAAGGCGGCTCCGGCACAaaagccaagcagcagcagcagcagccacacaaGCATTCGTGCCGAATCACAGCAAGCGGCAAACACCCCGGAACGTGGTCCAACAGCTGAGAAGATCGCCGTCTCTAGCGCAGAAAGGCGCAAGTCGTCACCGTCACCGCAACCGCCTGTTGCAGCtgaagcggcggccgcgacagcgccggcacctGCCGCCAGAGCACATCGAAAAGGCGCCACGGTCAAGCATCCTCCTCGAACAGACGAGGAActcgacgatggcggcggcatcgccagTAGTGCCGCTGAGGAAAAGACGGAGAGGACGTACAGAAAGGATGCACATGGCaatgcgacggcggcaccatcAACGTTAACAGCGCGGACATCAACGGCGACGCGATCGTCGCGGCCCATCGTCGTGGTTGCAAACAACGAGGATGAGAGTGAACAAGAGGGCAATGATGGCGAAGATACCATTTTCTTCGGCAGTGACGTGGTTGACGCCACAaggagcgacggcgacgctcgGCAGAGTCAGCTCgacgctccgccgccgcctcacccCTCACTTGCGGCGTCGACGGCCGCAGCAGTGGAACAGCATCTCGTCACGTCACCAGAGGTCCTGCCGACTCAtccccttcgcctcctccacggcggagctggcggtcgtggcggcagcagcagcagcagcagcgccaccctcGATCTCCGCGGCTGCAcgacaccgccaccgccgctgctgcagccggccGTGCGCGGCACCCGCAAACAGACATCCGACGGGAACAACAACGGCGCCGACAGTCCAAGCCGCCAAAGCGCTGAGAGCAGCCCAGAGGCCCTCATGGCGGACAGCGAGAGCAAGCCCAGCAGCCaccggtggcagcggcagttgcTAGCCGGTGGCACCCCCGCTAcgcagcgtctgcgcgaAAAGGACGCGTTGCAGGATGGCGGTCACAGACAAGTCGGCAGCCCTCCCGCGCATGCAGCGGAGACCGTCAAGCAGCTGTTCACCGAACCTGTGCGCTCCATCTCAGCCACTTCAACGCCCGCTGACGACTCGCCGAATGGCACACTCATCATgagccacggcagcgaggaagaCGGCGTCGAGGAAGCAGACGCTCCGGGACTtcaccgacggcagcggcaacaccaCCAGCACCTGCCACCTCCCCTAGACgtcagcagcatcgccaccCACAGTGACAGCGAGAGCCGATGGAGCGTGGGGAGGGCAACCGAggggccgccgctgccgccaggcTCTGCCACAGCTGtcacgccgcctccgctgccctCGTTGGTGCCGcgtgccagcagcgccggcggtgcgcaacTTTTCCATCGACATCACCGccacaacagcggcggcgtcacagATGACCTTTGCCGCGGCACATCAACGCGGCTGTTGTCGACTCAATCGTCGGCACTCAAGGACGATGAGGCTTCGCCGTCGCTTCAGCACAAGGCCATGGCGTCTGCCGCTCAGTCGATCCCCGCTCCCGCAGGCCGCCTGCGTATGGGCGGCAACACGAGCCGCCAgagctctccctcttcatCGTACGTGTGGCTGAAGCGGACGGCGGGTGGGGAtgcggtggaggcgagccaccccgctgcgccgacatcctcggcggcctcgacACTCTTCCCTGCTCACCCGCCcttccagcagcagcagcagcagcagcagcagcagcagtggtcGTCGTACGCCTGCCCTCACCTGAGCTTCACCTCACCATCCTCATCGCAGCTCTCAAGGCTCGCGGATATAGATGTGATAACGGaggccgacgccgacgccgaagGCGGTCACGCcgcgacgacaacgaccccgcagcggctgcggctgcgagaGCCGCCTGTGTGGCGTTCCCCGCAGATTACGCAGCTGCCCAAATCGTTGAGCGTCTCGCCGGTGTCTCTGCGCGGTGACAGCCGCAAAGGCGGTGTGAaaggcgacgccgcctcgtccCTACCCCAGCCCCTGTCACAGACGCAGCCCACCGCGCACTCTGTGTCTGCAGCCTCCAGCTCCACGGGAGAAGCAACACAGACGCTCGCTCAGGCCTCTGCGAACGCGGCGGGTGGCTTACAGGCCTCACTGCACGTAGTGCCGAGTGGGCCGACTGCAGCACCGGCTGTCAGTCGACCGTCGACGCAGCTCATCAcgaaggcagcggcaacgcggcCCATAGCTTCTCCTGGCACCATGTGGATCTGCTTGGATGACGACGATTGCGCCGGTGATGACAGCGACAGTGAAGGCGAGGGCGTTGTCGGGGAGGccaagacggcggcgccactccacaacggcagcgatgTTCCTCTCATCTCCGTGAAGATGGAAATCGACGCGGAGACGGACGCAGTATACACGCCGCCTGAACAcacagcggctgccgccgcatcgccttcgccgtcggGGTCGTCACACAAGGGGGGCGTGGCAGTGGGCGGAGAAGAACAGACAGAGGCCCCTGGGCGACTGAGAAGCCGACGCCCCAGCCCGAGCAAGgcagacagcggcggcgctggcgttcGCGTGGACCAGTCAAACATTCCCGTCCTGTCGCCAGCACAGGCTCGCCGCCGGCCACCAGCGGAGAAGAGCCATCCCATTGCCGAGATCTTGTCCCCCACCTTCCGCCCGCGTCGACGTCCACCAGATACGTCTGCCGATCCTTCACACTCGctcggcgctggcagcgccaccCACCAGCGGCTCGCAAGCTGGCCAGCGTCTCACTGCTACATCAACCTGGACGACGACacagaggacgaggacgccgaagaatcaccgccgcgccagcgcgcacgaAACGCGCATGCGCTCGACGGGGCGGTGTACTCAGCGCAGCCCATGTCGTCAGCGTCGGTTGCAGACGTCTTAcctgcgctgcttcgcgcaTCGACAGTCAccggcgcagacgcgcgctCTCAGCTATCCCTGCCGTTGATTatcgacgatgacgacgacgagggcgtGCCGGAAGTCGGCAGTGAGACGCACACGAAGGAGTCTGGCGATCAGGAGGTGAGGTGCGAAGGGCtgtcgccgaagccgccaaAACCGAAGAGAGGCACCTGTGTGGAAGGGGCGAACGAAGTCGTTGCCAACGAggaggatgacgacgacCTGCTCAAGAGTCCGCAAAAGCCGCACGTGAAGGACTTCATCTTCCCAAACCGCTTGGATCCAGAGCTGCGCCCTTCCAGCCCCCTCTACCGGAGCATCCACGCGTACCAGCAGCAgtatcagcagcagcagcagcgggcacaggggaaggaggaagaggagcacgcagcacggcacgctgccgccgctgcctcaccgctgcaggagggCGTCAATGCGGACTGCCGCCATCTACCGCAGAGTGCCGCAATCCCTGTGGTGATCGGCAACACAAAGGGCGCCCCACCCGACGACGTCGCAGCGGCCGGCCAGGCAGGTCACAAACGCAGTCGTGCGAAGGACGCGAAGaccggggcggcggcgccggcgctgccggacTGGGGCCGGCCAGCCGACACGCTCTTGCGCGACTTCTTCCCAACGAAGTTCACGAAGAAGAGTTTtatggaggcggcgaagaaTGTGATGTCTCCGATGCACTTCCTCGAAGCCGGTGACTTCTGGGCCGCCTTCGCTTCGGCGGAGTTCGTTGGGGAGGGAAGCTTCGGACTTGTGTGGCGCTGCCTCACGGTGGATGGTGACCTTGTCGCGGTGAAGTCGTGCCCCATCATCCTGCGCACCAAGGCCAACATCGAAGACTCCTTCTCCACGATCCGCGAGATCGCCACAATGCGCTTCCTGAGCGAGATGCAGGTGCCCTATGTCCTTCCGCTGCACAGCGCCTTCTTTGTGCacgcgcaggaggcgctgccgccgctggcacaggaggcgctggagtggcgccagcggctgcgcaagcgagccgaagaggcggcgctggaggtggaaGTGCGGTTGCTCGCCCGTGGCGGAAACCGCCGCGCCTCGCACACGGGGGCGGAAGAGGATATCGAGGACGCGCCGCTGACCCTGGAGCAACAAGTCGCCGTGCAGATGGAGCGGCTGACCGCTGCGGAGGGACCAGAGGAACAGGCCACGCGTGCACGGCTGCAGTCGGTCCGTCTGCCACGCTTTCTCTCCATAACCCACGACGACTTGACCCAGAGCGACGCAACGGTGTTTCTCGTGATGGAGCTGTGCGACGGTGACGTGGAGGGCATCtcccgcagcgacggcgtcgcgaaGGGCATGGTGTACTGCGTGAGCTCGGCGCTCGCAGCGATGCACGAGCTGGGGCTGCTCCACCTCGACCTCAAGCCCAGCAACATTCTCTTCGCCTACGAGCACGGgccttcgcagcagcggctgcagcgcttcaGCGCGTCGGGCCCCGCGACGGACGCGGTCAAGTTTTACCTTTCCGACTTTGGCAACTGCCGCCTTGTCGGCCCAGACCCCATGGACGAAGTACAGGATTCGTACGGCACCTTCGAATACATGGATttgcgcgcgctgcgtgaCGCCGTGTGTGGGCGTCCGACCGACGCCTTCAGCCTCGGTGCCACGCTGTACGAGCTGCTCTACGGAAGGCGGCTGTACCCAAAGTGCGTGGAtccacgctgccgcggcgaggaggaccaCTCACGCGAGTGCTtcgtggaggcggcgagtCAGCCTGTTGTGTTGCCCACGGTCGGGCCTCccacgacagcagcgatggtGACGCCGGTGACAACGATCGGCCTcaacaccgctgccgccggacACGCGCGCGGCCCTCATGCAAACGGTGGCACCGGTAGCACCAGCGGCCTCATCTGCAGCGGGCCCGCTCTAACACCTCTGCAGTACCTCACACTGGCGCTACTGCGGAAGCCCTGGGCGGAGCGCATGACCGCGGAGGAGTGCCGCCGCTACCTTGTGCAGACATTCCACATCACCCAAACCGAAGACTCGAGTCCTTGA
- a CDS encoding ntf2-like: MSFEDVGVGFVQHYYNFFANQRDQLAGIYRPNTLLTWQKEQVQGVDAIMARFANLGFTEAAFKQDSIDCQPSMSGGVIVIVNGEVKLRGEDHSLKFNDFFHLAQDNGQWYVSNQVFNLVGGGGQ, from the coding sequence ATGTCGTTTGAGGATGTCGGTGTGGGCTTCGTGCAGCACTACTACAACTTCTTTGCCAACCAGCGCGACCAGTTGGCCGGTATTTACCGCCCCAACACGTTGTTGACGTGGCAGAAGGAGCAGGTGCAGGGTGTGGACGCGATCATGGCACGTTTTGCGAACCTGGGCTTTACAGAGGCCGCCTTCAAGCAGGACAGTATCGACTGCCAGCCCTCAATGAGCGGCGGTGTGATCGTCATCGTGAACGGCGAGGTGAAGTTGAGGGGTGAGGATCACTCACTCAAGTTCAACGACTTCTTCCACCTGGCGCAGGACAACGGTCAGTGGTACGTGTCAAATCAGGTCTTCAACCTTGTCGGCGGTGGAGGTCAGTAA
- a CDS encoding histone H3, producing the protein MSRTKETARAKRTITSKKSKKAPSAASGVKKSHRRWRPGTCAIREIRKFQKSTSLLIQCAPFQRLVREVSSAQKEGLRFQSSAIMALQEATEAYVVSLMADTNLACIHAKRVTIQPKDIQLALRLRGERH; encoded by the coding sequence ATGTCCCGCACCAAGGAGACCGCCCGCGCGAAGCGCACCATCACGTcgaagaagagcaagaaGGCGCCGAGCGCGGCGTCCGGCGTGAAGAAgtcgcaccgccgctggcgcccgGGCACCTGCGCGATCCGCGAGATCCGCAAGTTCCAGAAGAGTACGAGCCTGCTGATCCAGTGCGCGCCGTTCCAGCGCCTGGTGCGCGAGGTGTCGAGCGCGCAGAAGGAGGGTCTGCGCTTCCAGAGCAGCGCTAtcatggcgctgcaggaggcgacggaggcgtACGTTGTGTCGCTGATGGCGGACACGAACCTCGCCTGCATCCACGCGAAGCGCGTGACGATCCAGCCGAAGGACAtccagctggcgctgcgcctgcgcggtgAGCGCCACTAA